The following are encoded in a window of Castanea sativa cultivar Marrone di Chiusa Pesio chromosome 9, ASM4071231v1 genomic DNA:
- the LOC142611046 gene encoding isocitrate dehydrogenase [NAD] catalytic subunit 5, mitochondrial, with translation MASHLLRRALGSYSNPSTAFVAARAFSSSATTIRATLFPGDGIGPEIAESVKQVFREADVPIEWEEHYVGDQIDPRTQSFLTWESLESVRRNGVGLKGPMATPIGKGHRSLNLTLRKELNLYANVRPCYSLPGYKTRYDDVNLITIRENTEGEYSGLEHQVVRGVVESLKIITRQASLRVAEYAFHYAKTHGRERVSAIHKANIMQKTDGLFLKCCREVAEKYPEIKYEEVVIDNCCMMLVKNPALFDVLVMPNLYGDIISDLCAGLIGGLGLTPSCNIGEGGIALAEAVHGSAPDIAGKNLANPTALLLSSVTMLRHLELHDKANRIQDAILNTIAEGKYRTADLGGSSSTSDFTRAICDHL, from the exons ATGGCTTCCCACCTCCTTCGTCGCGCTCTCGGAAGCTACTCAAACCCTAGCACAGCCTTCGTAGCCGCTAGGGCTTTCTCCTCCTCCGCCACCACTATCCGCGCCACTCTCTTCCCCGGCGACGGTATCGGCCCCGAGATCGCCGAGTCTGTCAAACAG GTATTTAGAGAAGCTGATGTTCCAATTGAATGGGAAGAACACTATGTTGGGGACCAAATAGATCCTAGGACCCAAAGTTTCCTAACATGGGAAAGTTTAGAATCAGTTCGGCGAAATGGGGTTGGGTTGAAAGGACCAATGGCCACGCCAATTGGAAAAGGTCATCGATCTTTGAACCTTACTCTGAGGAAAGAACTTAACTTATATGCCAATGTTCGGCCTTGCTACAGCCTTCCTGGCTATAAGACACGGTATGATGATGTAAATCTTATCACTATTCGTGAAAACACAGAAGGGGAGTACAGTGGACTTGAACATCAA GTGGTCAGAGGAGTGGTTGAAAGCCTCAAGATCATTACTCGTCAGGCCAGTTTGAGGGTGGCTGAATATGCTTTCCACTATGCCAAGACCCATGGAAGAGAGAGAGTCTCTGCAATACACAAAGCAAACATTATGCAGAAAACTGATGGTCTTTTCCTAAAG TGCTGTCGTGAAGTTGCAGAGAAGTACCCTGAGATAAAATATGAGGAAGTTGTCATTGACAATTGCTGTATGATG CTTGTGAAAAATCCGGCACTTTTTGATGTATTGGTGATGCCTAATCTCTATGGTGATATTATCAGTGATCTTTGTGCTGGGTTGATTGGGGGATTGGGCTTAACACCAAG CTGCAATATTGGTGAGGGAGGAATTGCCCTTGCTGAAGCTGTACATGGTTCAGCACCTGATATTGCTGGAAAG AATTTGGCGAATCCAACTGCTTTGCTGTTGAGTTCTGTAACAATGCTGCGCCATTTGGAGCTCCATGACAAAGCCAATCGTATCCAAGATGCTATTCTCAACACAATTGCAGAGGGGAAGTACCGGACTGCTGACCTTGGTGGCTCTTCATCCACAAGTGATTTTACTAGGGCAATTTGTGATCATCTTTGA